A region from the Geobacter benzoatilyticus genome encodes:
- a CDS encoding enoyl ACP reductase FabMG family protein, which translates to MTQYTPLAQLPETAGYGKGDIFVLFGELFGRGYANGIVDEAKKAGMTIVGATVGRRDNNGPLRSLTPEELAAAEANLGGKIINVPLEAGFDLEPATDGLTPADRLKGVKPDTVVETKLDMAAIEESRRKGRARFRDNLALFAKELEGLIPAGANVLIAHTMAGGIPRVRTLMPILNRVFKGQGDRYLASGPFWNSDVGQLCSLSFDEVTADTFDALMAATAGLRSRVEGSGSRISYSAYGYHGCAVLIGGEYRWQSYTPYLQGWAKIRLEEAAAKAWQGGVKATVYNSPEIQTNSSALFLGVEISLYPLLAALRKEGGGPAATAIEDACQGLLKEGETLDSLLGKAEAYLSSPVLKPFGTYEEWPHHNTAEQAGFMLTVSDELMAMSADTKNVVCAELSKSVFQAVGRLMFDHSWNPQAPVLWLNHDIIARRLIA; encoded by the coding sequence ATGACCCAATACACACCACTTGCACAGCTTCCCGAGACCGCCGGCTACGGGAAAGGTGACATCTTTGTCCTTTTCGGCGAGCTCTTCGGCCGTGGCTACGCCAACGGCATCGTGGACGAGGCTAAAAAGGCCGGCATGACCATTGTCGGCGCCACTGTCGGACGTCGAGACAACAACGGGCCGCTCCGCTCCCTAACCCCCGAGGAGCTTGCCGCGGCCGAGGCCAACCTGGGGGGAAAGATCATCAACGTGCCGCTTGAGGCCGGGTTCGACCTGGAGCCGGCCACCGATGGCCTGACCCCCGCCGACCGCCTCAAGGGGGTGAAACCCGATACGGTGGTGGAGACCAAGCTGGACATGGCCGCCATCGAGGAGTCGCGCCGGAAGGGGCGCGCCCGCTTCCGGGATAACCTGGCCCTCTTTGCGAAGGAACTGGAAGGACTCATCCCTGCCGGGGCCAATGTCCTCATCGCCCACACCATGGCGGGTGGCATACCCAGGGTTCGCACTCTCATGCCGATCCTGAACCGGGTATTCAAGGGGCAGGGTGACCGCTACCTGGCGTCGGGGCCCTTCTGGAATTCCGACGTGGGGCAGCTCTGCTCCCTCTCCTTCGATGAGGTGACCGCCGACACCTTCGACGCCCTCATGGCAGCCACTGCCGGGCTCCGGAGCCGTGTGGAAGGCTCTGGTTCCCGCATTTCCTATTCGGCCTACGGCTACCATGGCTGCGCGGTGCTGATCGGCGGCGAATATCGCTGGCAGTCCTACACCCCTTACCTTCAGGGATGGGCCAAGATCCGTCTGGAAGAGGCCGCCGCGAAGGCCTGGCAAGGGGGGGTGAAAGCCACGGTTTACAACTCACCCGAGATCCAGACCAACTCCAGTGCCCTTTTCCTCGGGGTGGAGATTTCCCTCTACCCGTTGCTGGCGGCTTTGCGCAAAGAAGGGGGCGGTCCCGCGGCCACGGCAATCGAGGATGCCTGTCAAGGACTCCTGAAAGAAGGAGAAACTCTCGATTCCCTCCTGGGAAAGGCCGAAGCCTATCTTTCGTCGCCGGTTCTGAAGCCCTTCGGGACCTATGAAGAGTGGCCCCACCACAACACCGCCGAGCAGGCGGGCTTCATGCTCACCGTCTCCGACGAGCTCATGGCCATGAGCGCTGACACCAAGAACGTTGTTTGCGCCGAGCTTTCTAAATCTGTGTTCCAGGCGGTGGGCCGCCTCATGTTCGATCACTCCTGGAACCCCCAGGCACCGGTGCTCTGGCTGAACCACGACATCATCGCCCGCCGGCTCATAGCCTGA
- the lpxA gene encoding acyl-ACP--UDP-N-acetylglucosamine O-acyltransferase: protein MTTSIHPTAQISPSAIIADGVEIGANVIVGDHSSIGAGTKVMANAVIGPWTSIGENNVIHYGAIVGHEPQDFGYKGEESWTFVGNGNIIREYATIHRGNRPGTKTVVGDNNLLMVSSHVGHNCVLGNNIILVNGVLLAGHVTVADRAILSGNCAVHQFCSIGKFAMMRGMSRATRDIPPFCIMDDTNTVRALNIVGLRRNGFDQARIRAIKNAFKLLFLSGLNMQNALAEAERTLNITDDVRYLLDFIKSAKRGVCFGRGVIVDVEEKE, encoded by the coding sequence ATGACTACTAGTATTCATCCGACTGCCCAGATAAGCCCCTCTGCCATAATCGCCGACGGCGTGGAAATCGGCGCCAACGTCATTGTGGGGGACCACTCCTCCATCGGCGCCGGCACGAAAGTGATGGCCAACGCCGTTATCGGCCCATGGACCTCCATCGGCGAGAACAACGTCATCCATTACGGCGCCATCGTGGGGCACGAGCCCCAGGACTTCGGCTACAAGGGGGAGGAGAGCTGGACCTTCGTCGGCAACGGCAACATCATTCGCGAGTACGCCACCATCCACCGTGGCAACCGGCCGGGTACAAAAACGGTAGTCGGCGACAACAACCTGTTGATGGTCAGCTCCCACGTGGGGCACAACTGTGTGCTGGGGAACAACATCATCCTGGTCAACGGGGTGCTCCTGGCCGGGCACGTGACGGTGGCTGACCGCGCCATCCTCTCCGGCAACTGCGCGGTGCACCAGTTCTGCAGCATCGGGAAGTTCGCCATGATGCGGGGAATGTCGCGCGCTACCCGAGATATCCCCCCCTTCTGTATAATGGATGATACCAACACTGTCAGGGCACTGAACATCGTGGGGCTGCGCCGCAACGGCTTCGATCAGGCCCGCATCCGTGCCATCAAGAACGCTTTCAAGCTCCTCTTTCTATCGGGGCTCAATATGCAGAACGCCTTGGCCGAGGCGGAGCGCACTCTCAATATCACCGATGATGTCCGCTACCTCCTGGACTTCATCAAGAGCGCCAAGCGCGGCGTCTGCTTCGGCCGCGGCGTGATCGTGGATGTTGAAGAAAAAGAATAA
- the dnaB gene encoding replicative DNA helicase yields MSAVDLRKVPPQSLEAEMSILGGILLENEAINRALEIIEADDLYRETHRKIFRAMVDLSTRNEPCDLITLTDTLKRSGELDEVGGAAYLATLVDYVPTAANIAYYCRMVKEKSITRRLITAATDIVTKGYDVETGVEELLDAAQKTIFEIADNKLRPAFTPVGTILKDTFKHIETLYEKKEHVTGIPTGFYDLDEMTAGFQRGDLIIIAGRPSMGKTAFALNIAQHAAAHASTPAPAAIFSLEMSKEQLVMRLLCSESRVDASRLRTGHLVDTDWHKLTSGADKLAKAKLFIDDTPAIPVLEMRAKARRLKAEHGLGLIVVDYLQLMRGSNTESRQQEISEISRSLKALAKELDVPVVALSQLNRSLESRTDKRPIMSDLRESGAIEQDADVIMFVYRDAVYCDDCKKRDGSCTKEHDKDAEIIIGKQRNGPIGTVRLLFNGQFTKFENLEKRHDY; encoded by the coding sequence ATGTCAGCAGTTGATCTGAGAAAAGTTCCTCCCCAGAGCCTTGAGGCCGAGATGTCTATTCTCGGCGGGATTCTCCTCGAAAACGAGGCGATTAACCGTGCCCTGGAGATTATCGAGGCAGACGATCTCTACCGGGAGACCCACCGGAAGATCTTCCGGGCCATGGTGGACCTCTCCACCCGCAACGAGCCCTGCGATCTCATCACCCTCACCGATACCCTCAAGCGTTCCGGCGAGCTGGACGAGGTGGGGGGGGCGGCATACCTGGCTACCCTGGTGGACTACGTTCCCACGGCCGCCAACATCGCCTACTACTGCCGGATGGTGAAGGAAAAATCCATCACGCGCCGCCTTATCACTGCGGCCACCGACATCGTCACCAAGGGGTACGACGTGGAGACCGGCGTGGAGGAGCTCCTCGACGCGGCCCAGAAGACCATCTTCGAGATTGCCGACAACAAGCTTCGCCCTGCGTTCACGCCGGTCGGCACTATCCTGAAAGATACCTTCAAGCACATAGAGACTCTCTACGAGAAGAAGGAACACGTCACCGGCATTCCCACCGGTTTTTATGATCTGGACGAGATGACCGCCGGCTTCCAGCGGGGGGATCTCATTATCATAGCCGGCCGTCCTTCAATGGGAAAGACCGCCTTTGCCCTCAACATCGCCCAGCACGCAGCGGCCCACGCCAGCACGCCTGCGCCTGCGGCCATCTTCTCCCTGGAGATGAGCAAGGAACAACTGGTGATGCGCCTTCTCTGCTCCGAGTCGCGGGTAGATGCAAGCCGTCTCAGAACCGGCCACCTGGTGGACACTGACTGGCACAAGTTGACCAGCGGGGCCGACAAGCTCGCCAAGGCTAAGCTGTTCATCGACGACACCCCGGCCATTCCCGTTCTGGAGATGCGGGCAAAAGCCCGGCGCCTGAAGGCCGAGCACGGCCTGGGCCTCATAGTGGTCGACTACCTGCAACTCATGCGGGGTTCCAATACGGAATCGCGCCAGCAGGAAATATCGGAGATATCCCGCTCTCTCAAGGCCCTGGCCAAGGAGCTGGATGTTCCGGTGGTGGCCCTGTCGCAGCTGAACCGCTCCCTGGAGAGCCGCACTGACAAGCGCCCAATCATGAGCGACCTGCGGGAATCGGGAGCCATCGAGCAGGATGCCGACGTGATCATGTTCGTCTACCGGGATGCCGTCTACTGCGACGACTGCAAGAAGCGTGACGGCTCCTGCACCAAGGAGCACGACAAGGATGCCGAGATCATTATCGGCAAGCAGCGTAACGGCCCCATCGGGACGGTAAGGCTCCTGTTCAACGGTCAGTTCACAAAATTCGAGAATCTGGAGAAACGTCATGACTACTAG
- a CDS encoding SAP domain-containing protein: MKMQEIKEIAKQRGVKAGNLKKAELIKAIQRMEGNADCYAEGKAAVCGQDQCLWRDDCD; encoded by the coding sequence ATGAAAATGCAGGAGATCAAGGAGATTGCAAAGCAGCGTGGGGTTAAGGCTGGCAACTTGAAGAAGGCGGAGCTGATCAAGGCCATTCAGCGAATGGAAGGAAACGCCGACTGTTACGCTGAAGGGAAGGCCGCGGTCTGCGGTCAGGACCAATGCCTGTGGCGGGACGACTGCGACTGA
- a CDS encoding fumarate hydratase, with translation MSTKPFVYQEPFPLGTDETKYYKVPDSEKYVSVATFEGKEVLKVDPEGLTVLANTAMRDVSFLLRPEHNESVAKILRDPESSQNDKGVAMAFLRNAEISANFELPLCQDTGTATIVAKKGQQVWTGGSDEEFLSKGVYKTYTEENLRYSQTVALDMYKEINTGTNLPAQIDIQAVDGDYYKFLFMAKGGGSANKTMLYQETKALLTPDKLVQFLVAKMKYLGTAACPPYHIAVVVGGTSADACMKAVKLASAKYLDALPTTGNEHGRAFRDLELEEKLLQEAYKLGIGAQFGGKYFAHDIRVIRLPRHGASCPVGMAVSCSADRNIKAKITKHGLFVEELDRNPGRLIPEQYRGKHGHGVKIDLNRPMKEVLAELSKHPVSTPLLLTGTIVVGRDIAHAKFKEILDSGKPLPDYLKNHPIYYAGPAKTPTGKPSGSFGPTTAGRMDSYVDLLQANGGSMIMIAKGNRSQQVTDACKKHGGFYLGSIGGPAAVLAEENIKKVECIDFPELGMEAVWKIEVEDFPAFILVDDKGNDFFKQLGL, from the coding sequence ATGTCCACCAAGCCGTTTGTCTACCAGGAACCCTTCCCCCTCGGAACCGATGAAACCAAGTACTACAAGGTTCCCGACTCGGAAAAGTACGTCAGCGTCGCAACTTTCGAAGGCAAGGAAGTCCTCAAGGTAGATCCCGAAGGGCTCACCGTTCTGGCCAACACGGCCATGAGGGATGTATCCTTCCTGCTTCGCCCCGAGCATAACGAATCGGTGGCAAAGATACTCCGCGATCCGGAATCTTCCCAGAACGACAAGGGCGTGGCCATGGCCTTCCTGCGCAACGCCGAAATCTCCGCCAACTTCGAACTCCCCCTCTGCCAGGATACCGGCACCGCCACCATCGTCGCCAAGAAGGGCCAGCAGGTCTGGACCGGCGGCAGTGACGAAGAATTCCTCTCCAAAGGGGTATACAAGACCTACACCGAGGAGAACCTCCGCTACTCCCAGACCGTCGCCCTGGACATGTACAAGGAAATCAACACCGGCACCAACCTCCCCGCCCAGATCGACATCCAGGCCGTGGACGGCGACTACTACAAATTCCTCTTCATGGCCAAGGGTGGCGGCTCCGCCAACAAGACCATGCTCTACCAGGAGACCAAGGCCCTTCTCACTCCCGATAAGCTCGTCCAGTTCCTGGTTGCCAAAATGAAGTACCTGGGGACCGCCGCCTGCCCGCCGTACCACATCGCCGTGGTCGTGGGAGGAACCAGCGCCGACGCCTGCATGAAGGCCGTCAAGCTCGCTTCAGCCAAGTACCTGGATGCACTCCCCACCACCGGTAACGAGCACGGCCGCGCCTTCCGCGACCTTGAACTGGAAGAAAAGCTCCTCCAGGAAGCATACAAGCTCGGTATCGGAGCCCAGTTCGGCGGCAAGTACTTCGCCCATGACATCCGGGTCATCCGCCTACCGCGTCACGGCGCTTCCTGCCCCGTGGGGATGGCGGTTTCCTGCTCCGCCGACCGCAACATCAAAGCAAAAATCACCAAGCACGGTCTTTTCGTCGAAGAACTGGACCGCAATCCTGGGAGGCTCATCCCCGAGCAATACCGCGGCAAGCACGGCCACGGCGTCAAAATCGATCTGAACCGCCCCATGAAAGAGGTTCTCGCCGAACTGAGCAAGCACCCGGTTTCAACTCCTCTGCTCCTCACCGGCACCATCGTTGTGGGGCGCGACATCGCCCACGCCAAATTCAAGGAGATTCTCGACAGCGGCAAACCGCTCCCCGACTATCTCAAGAATCATCCGATCTACTATGCCGGCCCGGCCAAGACCCCGACAGGCAAGCCTTCCGGCTCCTTCGGCCCCACCACTGCCGGCCGGATGGACTCGTACGTTGATCTCCTCCAGGCCAACGGCGGCTCCATGATCATGATCGCCAAGGGGAACCGTAGCCAGCAGGTGACCGACGCCTGCAAGAAGCACGGCGGCTTCTACCTGGGGTCCATCGGCGGCCCGGCCGCAGTCCTCGCCGAGGAGAACATCAAGAAGGTCGAGTGCATCGACTTCCCCGAACTCGGCATGGAAGCGGTATGGAAGATCGAGGTAGAAGACTTCCCGGCCTTCATCCTCGTTGATGACAAGGGGAATGACTTCTTCAAGCAGTTGGGTCTGTAG